One genomic segment of Vibrio nitrifigilis includes these proteins:
- a CDS encoding type 1 glutamine amidotransferase domain-containing protein, with the protein MSNLRKVVVAITFITFSSWVNAANVLVVLSDSNSLELKGGKLFSTGFYLNELMQPVKLLMDAGDEVTFATPLGNAPTMDKHSASVKDFGGDQRAFDEHLKLLQQLKLTEPEQSPVISLSRVEQIGYDKFDAVFVPGGHAPMQDLSVSPEMGKLLRAFHAEGKPTALLCHGPIALISSLPDAKAYTSKLERNPKVTDSGWIYSGYKMVSFTNKEEQAAKGMFNDGQMKFTPETALTNAGAKFQAGAKWASHVVVDRELITGQNPSSALELGRILVKRLSR; encoded by the coding sequence ATGAGTAACTTAAGAAAAGTCGTCGTCGCAATCACGTTTATTACCTTTAGCTCATGGGTAAATGCGGCGAATGTATTGGTCGTATTATCTGATAGCAATTCGCTTGAGCTAAAAGGGGGAAAGCTTTTTTCAACAGGTTTTTATCTGAATGAATTAATGCAGCCGGTCAAATTGCTGATGGATGCGGGTGATGAAGTTACATTTGCGACACCACTTGGTAATGCTCCCACTATGGATAAGCATTCTGCTAGCGTAAAAGATTTTGGTGGCGACCAACGAGCTTTTGATGAACATTTAAAGTTATTACAACAGCTTAAACTTACTGAGCCAGAGCAGTCTCCGGTGATCAGCTTATCCAGAGTCGAACAAATTGGTTACGACAAATTTGACGCGGTATTTGTTCCAGGCGGTCATGCTCCGATGCAGGATCTGTCAGTTAGTCCAGAAATGGGGAAACTATTGAGAGCATTTCATGCAGAGGGGAAGCCTACTGCTTTACTTTGTCACGGACCTATTGCGCTGATATCGTCATTGCCAGATGCCAAAGCTTATACCTCTAAGTTGGAAAGGAACCCTAAGGTAACTGATTCTGGGTGGATTTATTCTGGTTATAAAATGGTGTCATTTACTAATAAGGAAGAGCAGGCTGCTAAAGGAATGTTTAACGATGGTCAGATGAAATTTACGCCAGAAACGGCGTTGACTAATGCAGGGGCGAAGTTCCAAGCCGGTGCGAAATGGGCGAGCCATGTTGTTGTTGATCGTGAATTAATCACAGGCCAGAATCCGTCTTCTGCTTTAGAGCTTGGGAGAATACTGGTTAAGCGATTATCACGTTAA
- a CDS encoding type 1 glutamine amidotransferase domain-containing protein: MSSSLSNSIKPVLFVLTSHKDLGAGHEDSGFYLPELTHPLHVLDEASIFTEFASIQGGLPPVYGVDFSDDLNAKYWMDRTFQQKLTNSAALSNVKAEDYSAIMFVGGHGTMWDFPQNSYVQDITREMYEQGKVVAAVCHGPAALVNVKLSDGSYLVADKKVAAFTDSEENVVGMVDAVPFLLESKLKKRGALHQHASDWTSNVVVDGTLITGQNPQSATGVGEAIRDALLS, encoded by the coding sequence ATGTCTTCTTCATTATCAAATTCAATCAAACCTGTTCTTTTTGTTCTGACTAGTCATAAAGACTTAGGAGCAGGGCATGAAGACTCCGGTTTTTATTTACCAGAATTAACTCATCCACTGCATGTTTTGGACGAGGCCAGCATCTTTACTGAATTTGCATCTATTCAAGGGGGGCTTCCTCCGGTTTATGGTGTGGATTTCTCCGATGATTTAAATGCTAAATATTGGATGGACCGTACATTTCAGCAGAAGTTAACCAATAGTGCTGCTTTATCTAACGTTAAGGCTGAGGACTATAGTGCAATTATGTTCGTCGGTGGACATGGAACTATGTGGGATTTTCCACAAAATTCTTACGTCCAAGACATCACACGAGAAATGTACGAGCAGGGAAAAGTTGTTGCTGCGGTATGTCATGGTCCTGCGGCACTAGTTAATGTCAAACTTAGTGATGGTTCATATTTGGTCGCTGATAAGAAAGTGGCCGCATTTACCGACTCTGAAGAGAATGTGGTAGGTATGGTTGATGCTGTGCCATTTCTCTTGGAGAGTAAACTGAAGAAACGTGGTGCCTTGCATCAGCATGCCTCAGACTGGACAAGTAATGTTGTTGTTGATGGCACTTTAATTACCGGACAAAACCCACAATCAGCGACAGGTGTCGGTGAAGCAATACGAGATGCGTTACTTAGTTAA
- a CDS encoding alkene reductase, with the protein MTVLFDDYKLNGKTLKNRAVVAPMTRARAPGNIPNESTVRYYGQRSDAGLIVTEGTPISQQGSGFVDCPGIWNQAQIDAWSKVTNRVHDLGSLIFTQIWHVGRISHTSLQKDGELPVSSTSQQAVNSSAFGYDSNGVPSFVPASKPHCLTTAEVQHVIADFAQAAVNAVAAGFDGVEIHGANGYLVEQFINGAVNDRQDQYGSETIENRVRFALEVVDACVERIGVERVGIRLSPFGRLHDLGDFEGEEDTFLHLARELNNRGIAYVHIMDQASRGAPAMPDGFLQKFREAYKGTLILAGGMNLEKANQLLSDGIIDLAAFGAKYISNPDLVERYRHGWPIQEPDQSLYYGGNEHGYTDYLPYSGVPL; encoded by the coding sequence ATGACAGTGCTTTTTGATGATTATAAATTAAATGGCAAAACCTTAAAAAATCGTGCCGTTGTTGCTCCTATGACTAGGGCTAGAGCACCAGGCAATATACCTAATGAGAGCACTGTTCGATACTATGGTCAGCGCTCGGATGCCGGACTCATTGTGACTGAAGGTACGCCGATCAGTCAGCAAGGCTCTGGTTTCGTCGACTGTCCTGGGATCTGGAATCAGGCTCAAATAGATGCCTGGAGCAAGGTAACGAACCGAGTACATGATCTTGGAAGCCTTATTTTTACTCAGATATGGCATGTGGGCCGTATTAGCCATACTTCATTGCAGAAAGATGGGGAGCTTCCTGTAAGTTCAACGAGTCAGCAAGCGGTGAACAGCAGTGCATTCGGTTATGACTCCAATGGAGTTCCGAGTTTTGTTCCTGCAAGTAAGCCACACTGTTTGACAACGGCGGAAGTTCAGCATGTGATTGCTGATTTTGCTCAGGCTGCTGTAAATGCCGTTGCCGCTGGTTTTGATGGTGTAGAAATTCACGGTGCAAATGGTTATCTCGTTGAGCAATTTATTAATGGTGCGGTTAATGATCGTCAAGATCAGTATGGCAGTGAAACGATTGAAAACCGTGTGCGTTTTGCTCTCGAGGTTGTAGATGCATGTGTTGAACGTATTGGCGTTGAACGTGTGGGTATCCGCCTTTCTCCATTTGGTCGCTTACATGACCTGGGGGATTTTGAAGGTGAAGAGGACACTTTCCTTCATTTGGCTCGTGAACTGAATAATCGTGGTATTGCCTATGTTCACATTATGGACCAGGCTAGCCGAGGAGCTCCGGCTATGCCGGATGGATTCTTACAAAAATTCCGAGAAGCTTATAAGGGAACATTGATTCTCGCTGGCGGTATGAATTTAGAGAAAGCAAATCAGTTACTTTCTGATGGAATTATTGATCTCGCGGCGTTCGGAGCAAAATATATTTCTAATCCTGACTTAGTTGAACGTTATCGCCATGGCTGGCCGATTCAGGAGCCCGATCAGTCTCTTTATTATGGCGGCAATGAACACGGCTATACGGATTATCTGCCATATAGCGGTGTACCTCTCTAA
- a CDS encoding MDR family MFS transporter has translation MKTTDIKISDKPLGNGTEKLPLKALLPIFAGLMLAMSLGSLDQSIVNTALPAMASELGGLAHLSWVVTAFMLSSTVATPIFGKFSDMYGRRGLLLLAITLFMMMSILCGVAQSMTQLIIFRLFQGIGAGGVMTLCQTTISDVVTPKERIRYQGLFTSTFAISAVAGPILGGALTTALSWRWIFYINVPIALIAIFILWNSLPTLTARKKHVIDVYGAVTMACGASSILLLFSLGGTLFPWQSYTAGVVATIAFISIALFIHVESKAVEPIVTLSLFHIRNFTIGSVTTSCMGFAMMSAMVFLPLYFQLVLGLTAAQSGTMLLAQIVAMLLTSVFGGQISSKLNRPKLFMIAGIALEALGLSVFAVLAYMQKDIYWFLMGLAILGLGMGIAMQHATVIVQNAAPKNALGEATASMAFIRSLGGALGVAVSGGVMTTKLHDGLSQISTDIDVQGIINGGMEAVAALPTGLRPSIELAFSHAITASFVIGGSVMLLALLLSFLLENKQLKN, from the coding sequence TTGAAAACAACAGATATAAAGATTTCTGATAAACCATTGGGAAATGGGACTGAAAAATTACCTCTAAAGGCGTTACTCCCAATATTTGCTGGGCTAATGCTAGCAATGTCTCTCGGCTCCTTAGATCAGAGTATTGTTAATACGGCTCTACCGGCTATGGCCAGTGAACTTGGAGGGTTGGCTCATCTGTCTTGGGTAGTAACTGCTTTCATGCTCAGTTCTACGGTTGCAACACCAATCTTCGGCAAATTTAGTGATATGTATGGTCGAAGAGGGTTACTTTTATTGGCTATCACTTTATTTATGATGATGTCGATTTTGTGTGGTGTTGCTCAGTCGATGACGCAACTGATTATTTTTCGTTTGTTCCAAGGTATAGGTGCTGGAGGAGTCATGACTCTATGTCAGACGACGATCAGCGATGTAGTTACACCAAAGGAACGTATACGTTATCAGGGCTTATTTACTAGTACTTTTGCAATATCTGCAGTTGCTGGACCTATTCTTGGTGGAGCATTGACAACAGCACTGTCGTGGCGGTGGATTTTTTATATTAATGTTCCTATCGCTCTTATTGCGATATTTATCCTTTGGAACTCATTACCTACGCTAACAGCACGCAAGAAGCATGTTATTGATGTCTATGGAGCTGTTACTATGGCGTGTGGAGCGTCTAGTATTCTGTTGCTGTTCAGCCTAGGGGGGACACTGTTTCCATGGCAATCTTATACGGCGGGGGTGGTCGCAACGATTGCATTCATTTCTATCGCGTTGTTTATACATGTCGAGAGTAAAGCTGTCGAGCCGATCGTTACATTAAGTTTATTCCACATACGTAATTTTACTATCGGTTCTGTTACCACTAGTTGTATGGGATTTGCGATGATGAGTGCGATGGTTTTTCTGCCACTCTATTTCCAATTAGTGTTGGGACTGACTGCCGCACAGTCTGGAACAATGTTACTCGCACAAATTGTAGCAATGCTTTTAACTTCAGTCTTCGGAGGCCAAATATCTTCAAAACTGAATCGACCTAAGCTCTTTATGATTGCCGGAATTGCTTTAGAAGCGTTGGGGTTAAGTGTTTTCGCTGTTTTAGCCTACATGCAAAAAGACATTTACTGGTTTCTAATGGGACTGGCAATCCTTGGTTTGGGAATGGGGATCGCTATGCAGCATGCTACTGTGATCGTTCAGAATGCTGCGCCCAAAAACGCTTTGGGTGAAGCAACAGCAAGTATGGCGTTTATCCGTTCGCTTGGGGGGGCATTAGGGGTCGCTGTATCTGGAGGTGTCATGACTACCAAGCTTCATGATGGATTGAGTCAAATCAGTACAGATATTGATGTCCAGGGAATCATAAATGGAGGGATGGAAGCAGTGGCAGCGTTACCGACAGGCCTTAGGCCTAGTATTGAACTTGCTTTCAGTCATGCAATTACTGCGTCTTTCGTGATTGGTGGTAGTGTCATGCTTCTTGCGCTATTGCTGTCATTTTTATTAGAAAATAAACAGTTAAAAAATTAA